The stretch of DNA TAAGGCTTGATCCTATAACCAGTGTGTCTTCTCCTGTACCGGAGTTTGACATGCGTGGGTCATTTGCTGTGTGCCATACGCTCACACCCCCATTTTTTACTGCTTCTTCCCGGTTTGCCGCTCCTGCGCATGCAGCTGCGGCCCCCCCTTTGCCTGATGACCATAGCGTGTCGGTACCACCCCTTCCCATCCCGAACAGGACCGTGAAACGACTCCACGCCGATGATAGTGCGGATTCCCGTGTGAAAGTAGGTAATCGTCAGGCTCCCCTTTCTGCTCAACGCCCCAGATACCAGCCGTATCTGGGGCGTTGTCCTTTCTGCGGCCCTTTCCCCGCTTCTCTCTCATCACCCCGCTCTAGGATCCTCCCCTAGACGAATACTCGCCACAGCCACTATTTAAACAAACAGAACATTCTGTTTCACAATAGTTATGCCGATAAAATAGGTGGCATGCAGTTTCCTTAATTTTTCCTGTCTTTTGGCCTGTGCTATGTCCGTTTTGCCTGAGTTTTCTCGTGCGGTATGTCCTCACGACTGTCCCGATACGTGTGCGATGCGCGTAACCGTTGAAAACGAGCGGGTAATTAAAGTGAACGGAGATCCTGATCATCCACCAACCAACGGTGTGCTTTGCACCAAGGTCAGTCGTTACGCGGAACGCGTACATCATCCCCAACGTCTTACGGTACCCATGAAGCGAGTTGGTCCCAAAGGAGTGGGGCGTTTTGAGCCGATTACCTGGGATCATGCTTATTCATTAGCCGCGCATCGGTTGTCGGATATTGCTCGCCGAATGCCTGAAGCGATCTTGCCGTACAGCTACGGTGGAACGATGGGTTTGGTGCAAGGTGAAAGCATTGCACAGCGATTTTTTCACAAGTTGGGTGCGTCTCAGCTAGATCGCACAATCTGCGCTGCAGCCGGTGCCGCGGGTTTGAAATACACCTATGGCGCGAGCGTTGGGATGCATTCCGAGTTTTTCGAAGAAAGTGACCTGATTCTGATTTGGGGTGCCAATCCTGTTGCATCAAATCTTCATTTCTGGACTCGGGCACAAGAGGCGAAGCGTCGGGGAGCAAGGCTAATCGCAATAGATCCATATCGCTCTTTGACAGCTGAAAAATGTCATCAGCACATCGCGCTCAAACCAGGTACCGATGGCGCCTTCGCACTCGGCATGATGCATGTCCTGATCCATGAAGATTTACTGGATCACAGCTATATCCATCAATACACAAAAGGATTTGATGCGTTGAAAATACGGGCGCTTGCTTATCCACCCAGCCGCGTCGCCCAGATTTGTGGTGTCGAGGAATCTGTCATCACCGAATTGGCACGGTTGTATGGCACTTCCAGCAAAGCAGCGATTCGCCTGAATTACGGTATGCAACGTGTCCGCGGAGGAGGTAATGCCGTGCGTGCTATTGCCTGCCTGCCATCGTTAACCGGTGCCTGGCGCAACCGTGCTGGCGGCCTGTTGCTATCGTCATCAGGATGGGCACCTGTTAATTCTCAATCGCTTGAACGCCCGGATTTAATGCCGGGTTGGCCGGAGCGCGCTCCCCGTGTCATCAATATGAATACGATAGGCGATGCGTTGCTGAATCCAGGCAGCATGTCATTTGGCCCGAAGATTGAAGCAGTTGTTGTCTATAACTCGAATCCGGTTGCCGTTGCGCCCGATTCCGATCGTGTTGCTGCGGGTTTTGCCCGCGATGATTTGTTCACGATCGTGCTGGAGCATTTTCAGACGGATACCGCTGATTATGCGGACCTGTTGTTACCCGCGACGACGCAGCTCGAACATCTGGACATCCACCATTCGTATGGCCATACCTATGTCATGGCTAATGTGCCTGCGATTGCTCCGGTCGGCGAAGCACGTCCCAATACAGAGATTTTTCGAGGCATTGCACGCGCGATGGGACTGACAGATGCTGCGCTATTCGACAGCGATGAAACGGTGGCTGCGAACGCCTTGCGCTGGAATGATCCGACATTGGCTGGGAGTGACTGGCAAACGTTGAAGCAAGCCGGCTGGATCAAGTTAAAAGTCCCCGAAGCACCGTTTGCTGAAGGGGGTTTTTGCACGCCCTCGGGACGGTGTGAATTTTTTAGCGACCGTCTGGCGCACGACGGGTTAGAGCCGGTGCCAGATTATCTGCCGCCTTATGAATCAGCAGAGTATGCCCCTGACCTTGCCGCTCGTTTTCCGCTGGCGATGATCTCGCCGCCGATGCGTCATTTTCTGAATAGCACATTCGTGAATGTTCAGAGCTTGCGCGCTACCGAAGGTGAGCCTCATCTAGAAATTCATCCCGTTGATGCATCCGCGCGCCATATCGTCGATGGCGATCAGGTCCGGATTTTCAATGATCGGGGTTCGATGCAGGCATGTGCCCGGATAACGGATCGGGCACGCGAAGGGGTGGTCGTCGGTTTGTCGATATGGTGGAAAAAGCTGGCTGCGGATGGCCGGAATGCGAACCAGGTGACGAGTCAGGCATTAACTGATCTTGGCGGCTCGGCGACTTTTTACGACTGTCTGGTCGACGTCGAGCGCGTGTAAGCGTTAACAATGGCAGTTAAGTTTGCCTGGTTTGAGCGCGACGTCTAACCCTATTGTTTTGAGTCAATGATCCATGAACGTGCATGCTAGGATCGCTTTTCAGCACGATCATTCGAAAATCTACAAGGAGACGCCGCATGGAAAAAATCTGGCTGAAATCATATCCGCCTGGCGCCCCTGCAGAAATCGATCCTGGCCAGTACGCTTCGCTG from Paraburkholderia hayleyella encodes:
- a CDS encoding molybdopterin-containing oxidoreductase family protein, translating into MSVLPEFSRAVCPHDCPDTCAMRVTVENERVIKVNGDPDHPPTNGVLCTKVSRYAERVHHPQRLTVPMKRVGPKGVGRFEPITWDHAYSLAAHRLSDIARRMPEAILPYSYGGTMGLVQGESIAQRFFHKLGASQLDRTICAAAGAAGLKYTYGASVGMHSEFFEESDLILIWGANPVASNLHFWTRAQEAKRRGARLIAIDPYRSLTAEKCHQHIALKPGTDGAFALGMMHVLIHEDLLDHSYIHQYTKGFDALKIRALAYPPSRVAQICGVEESVITELARLYGTSSKAAIRLNYGMQRVRGGGNAVRAIACLPSLTGAWRNRAGGLLLSSSGWAPVNSQSLERPDLMPGWPERAPRVINMNTIGDALLNPGSMSFGPKIEAVVVYNSNPVAVAPDSDRVAAGFARDDLFTIVLEHFQTDTADYADLLLPATTQLEHLDIHHSYGHTYVMANVPAIAPVGEARPNTEIFRGIARAMGLTDAALFDSDETVAANALRWNDPTLAGSDWQTLKQAGWIKLKVPEAPFAEGGFCTPSGRCEFFSDRLAHDGLEPVPDYLPPYESAEYAPDLAARFPLAMISPPMRHFLNSTFVNVQSLRATEGEPHLEIHPVDASARHIVDGDQVRIFNDRGSMQACARITDRAREGVVVGLSIWWKKLAADGRNANQVTSQALTDLGGSATFYDCLVDVERV